In Dromiciops gliroides isolate mDroGli1 chromosome 4, mDroGli1.pri, whole genome shotgun sequence, one DNA window encodes the following:
- the GON4L gene encoding GON-4-like protein isoform X4: MEELFETFQDEMGFSHMEDEGPDEEDSVPEPQPNLNSPQALWCEAPLANLLHDQHRTVKELLEQLRMKKSSTNQQPEAERPKPQSDKTRQTLILDAAQKKRLQQQMQQHVQLLTQIHLLSSANPILSSEANTTKMFLRELGAFAQRPIVLHHQCNPKFQTMFQPCNLKGAMQLIEDFHSHIHIDWSPRKNARKSANEFPCLPKQVAWILATSKVFMYPELLPICSLKAKNPRDKVFFTKAEDNLLALGLKHFEGTEFPKPLISKYLLTAKSADQLTVRIKNLCITKAPDNIIKYYKKTKQLPILFKCCEELQPDQWKPPVEREERHLPFWLKASLPSIQEGLHHLANDVGESENLSDVAEPSSEPGLDKGSLKSKNENRYPLQLPKGVVLSLKPLAKGFSRKAWCQRRSSVLKPLLIRPSPALQPVSSTGRTPTRLSQSEEPPSKVVAQIPSLIQPTTALQSVPGGPPTGGDSFELPMALPSVAPENGTCLPQTVSQTLLSPGPEGFQPKVMVPAHVTSKPRKRGRKRGLPKTKRERLLRPAPVILTVPATTIKVVSLGNGCNVIQPLGAAVAQSPQTIPITTLLVSPTSFPCPLNQPLVASSIPPLIVSSNPVNLPVPPTPEDNTQVKSDIPCPPTEGKSIFPTMEPKLEPQELSALSSTLSPKEEHSPVPPPPGKATSQGDPFMGNVHSWTVVRTVEGKEVLEPLTQVSWETLTFLPGNLVEIVKVEPEDPGEEVKLPRNKSPEQNIWGEIKEEVSVELDTGPAGEGAKSTQEVKKEAVLQEEERGERTEMSSFLHETQGEGNTRGEVSKGSPKNISSPTIPAALSSPLGKPEDSSSVDGQLVGTPAGRETGGEKDGPEEEEEEDFDDLTQDEEDEEMSSASEESVLSVPELQASLPSIQEGLHHLANDVGESENLSDVAEPSSEPGLDKGSLKSKNENRYPLQLPKGVVLSLKPLAKGFSRKAWCQRRSSVLKPLLIRPSPALQPVSSTGRTPTRLSQSEEPPSKVVAQIPSLIQPTTALQSVPGGPPTGGDSFELPMALPSVAPENGTCLPQTVSQTLLSPGPEGFQPKVMVPAHVTSKPRKRGRKRGLPKTKRERLLRPAPVILTVPATTIKVVSLGNGCNVIQPLGAAVAQSPQTIPIMTLLVSPTSFPCPLNQPLVASSIPPLIVSSNPVNLPVPPTPEDNTQVKSDIPCPPTEGKSIFPTMEPKLEPQELSALSSTLSPKEEHSPVPPPPGKATSQGDPFMGNVHSWTVVRTVEGKEVLEPLTQVSWETLTFLPGNLVEIVKVEPEDPGEEVKLPRNKSPEQNIWGEIKEEVSVELDTGPAGEGAKSTQEVKKEAVLQEEERGERTEMSSFLHETQGEGNTRGEVSKGSPKNISSPTIPAALSSPLGKPEDSSSVDGQLVGTPAGRETGGEKDGPEEEEEEDFDDLTQDEEDEEMSSASEESVLSVPELQETMEKLTWLASERRMSQEGDSEEENSQEENSEPEEEEEEEVSEGMENLQKEDEMMDEATEGPAQNPPSTFASPKVTPEVEPSRTPSGESTKAVGKARGSHRTRSKRGRTRASKDTSKLLLLYDEDILERDPLREQKDLAFAQAYLTRVCEALHHVPSKYEDFLRVIYEFESNTQRQTAVDLYNSLQTLFHDWPQLLKNFAAFLLPEQALACGLFEEQQVFEKSRNFLQQLEICFAENPSHLQKNIKLLQGCAYCLPQEIGEVCKSKAYKNKEPHEQLGASPPPKLLGTSPTPDAKEVGRGMERSEEEVLDERASRTPRAARKGEMSAPGSEMRGTLLPPEEGNSTDRVPLDVPAPCSPESPQSSPKAGLVPNSIRSQAGAEGIHSPSPKLQTLSEVQQAGALSGSGKPLAVAGCPASTLSPLPSNSTDGWDSGQGKADTPNSRLRPGRKFDMKTTSRIPTILESPSPVSTTSGAVHGLPVGGSPKGDSGPHIRGPDGEQQLKASEATVCANNSKVSSTGEKVVLWTREADRVILTMCQERGAQPQTFSTISQQLGNKTPGEVSHRFKELMQLFHTACEASSEDEDDATSTSNTDQLSDRGDLLSEEEPDE; this comes from the exons aGGGAGCTAGGGGCCTTTGCTCAAAGACCCATTGTCCTTCACCATCAATGCAACCCCAAGTTTCAGACCATGTTCCAGCCGTGTAACCTGAAAGGTGCGATGCAACTCATTGAAGACTTTCACTCACACATCCACATTGACTGGAGCCCTCGAAAAAATGCCAGGAAAAGTG CCAATGAATTTCCTTGTCTGCCGAAGCAAGTAGCCTGGATCCTGGCCACAAGCAAGGTCTTCATGTATCCAGAGTTACTACCCATATGTTCCTTGAAAGCAAAGAATCCCAGGGATAAGGTATTCTTCACCAAAGCAGAAGACAA TTTGTTAGCTTTGGGGCTGAAACATTTTGAAGGAACTGAGTTTCCAAAACCTCTAATCAGTAAATATCTCCTGACTGCCAAGTCTGCTGATCAGCTGACAGTGAGAATCAAGAACCTCTGCATCACCAAGGCTCCTGACAATATTATCAAA tATTATAAGAAGACAAAGCAGCTGCCTATATTGTTTAAGTGCTGTGAGGAGCTTCAGCCTGATCAGTGGAAACCACCTGTGGAGAGGGAAGAGCGCCATCTCCCATTCTGGTTAAAG GCCAGTTTGCCATCCATCCAGGAGGGACTGCATCACTTAGCTAATGATGTTGGAGAATCAGAAAATTTATCTGATGTAGCTGAGCCAAGTTCTGAACCAGGACTTGATAAAGGCAGCTTGAAGTCAAAGAATGAGAATCGATATCCCCTACAGCTGCCCAAGGGTGTTGTATTATCACTAAAACCACTTGCTAAGGGATTTTCTAGGAAAGCTTGGTGCCAGAGAAGGTCATCAGTCCTGAAGCCCCTCCTTATCCGTCCCAGCCCTGCTCTCCAACCTGTTTCCAGTACTGGGAGAACTCCAACTAGATTGAGCCAGTCAGAAGAACCTCCAAGCAAAGTGGTGGCCCAGATCCCCAGCCTGATCCAGCCAACTACTGCCTTACAGTCAGTGCCAGGAGGTCCACCTACTGGGGGTGACAGCTTTGAGCTTCCCATGGCTCTGCCATCTGTGGCCCCTGAGAATGGGACTTGCCTTCCCCAAACTGTGTCCCAAACCTTGCTCTCCCCTGGCCCAGAAGGCTTCCAGCCTAAAGTCATGGTGCCAGCACATGTTACCTCCAAGCCACGTAAGAGAGGGAGGAAACGAGGACTtccaaagacaaagagagagcgGCTCCTTCGCCCTGCACCAGTCATCCTCACTGTCCCTGCTACCACTATAAAGGTTGTGAGCCTTGGCAATGGCTGTAATGTGATCCAGCCTCTTGGTGCAGCTGTAGCTCAGAGCCCTCAGACTATCCCCATAACGACTCTCTTAGTTAGCCCCACCTCTTTCCCCTGCCCACTGAACCAGCCTCTTGTAGCTTCTTCCATACCACCCTTAATTGTCTCCAGTAACCCTGTGAATCTCCCTGTGCCGCCTACCCCAGAGGATAATACACAGGTGAAATCAGACATTCCTTGTCCTCCCACTGAAGGAAAAAGTATCTTTCCAACCATGGAGCCCAAATTGGAACCTCAAGAATTATCTGCTCTCTCCTCTACTCTCTCACCCAAAGAGGAACACAGCCCTGTGCCTCCCCCACCAGGCAAGGCCACCAGCCAAGGAGACCCATTTATGGGTAATGTCCATAGCTGGACTGTTGTAAGGacagtggaagggaaggaagTCCTAGAGCCACTGACTCAGGTCTCCTGGGAAACATTAACTTTTCTCCCTGGGAATTTGGTGGAAATTGTTAAAGTAGAGCCAGAAGACCCTGGGGAAGAAGTCAAACTGCCCCGGAACAAGTCACCTGAGCAGAATATCTGGGGTGAAATCAAAGAAGAGGTGTCTGTGGAACTGGATACAGGCCCTGCAGGTGAGGGGGCAAAGAGTACCCAAGAGGTGAAGAAAGAAGCTGTTTtacaggaggaggagagaggtgaGAGGACAGAGATGTCTTCATTTCTCCATGAGACTCAGGGGGAAGGGAACACAAGAGGAGAGGTCAGCAAAGGGTCTCCCAAGAATATTTCCTCTCCTACCATCCCTGCTGCCCTTAGTAGTCCCCTAGGAAAGCCTGAAGATTCATCCAGTGTTGATGGCCAATTAGTGGGGACCCCAGCTGGCCGAGAAACGGGGGGTGAGAAGGATGGgccagaagaggaagaggaagaagattttGATGATCTCACacaagatgaggaagatgaggagatgTCATCAGCTTCTGAAGAATCAGTGCTCTCTGTTCCTGAGCTTCAG GCCAGTTTGCCATCCATCCAGGAGGGATTGCATCACTTAGCTAATGATGTTGGAGAATCAGAAAATTTATCTGATGTAGCTGAGCCAAGTTCTGAACCAGGACTTGATAAAGGCAGCTTGAAGTCAAAGAATGAGAATCGATATCCCCTACAGCTGCCCAAGGGTGTTGTATTATCACTAAAACCACTTGCTAAGGGATTTTCTAGGAAAGCTTGGTGCCAGAGAAGGTCATCAGTCCTGAAGCCCCTCCTTATCCGTCCCAGCCCTGCTCTCCAACCTGTTTCCAGTACTGGGAGAACTCCAACTAGATTGAGCCAGTCAGAAGAACCTCCAAGCAAAGTGGTGGCCCAGATCCCCAGCCTGATCCAGCCAACTACTGCCTTACAGTCAGTGCCAGGAGGTCCACCTACTGGGGGTGACAGCTTTGAGCTTCCCATGGCTCTGCCATCTGTGGCCCCTGAGAATGGGACTTGCCTTCCCCAAACTGTGTCCCAAACCTTGCTCTCCCCTGGCCCAGAAGGCTTCCAGCCTAAAGTCATGGTGCCAGCACATGTTACCTCCAAGCCACGTAAGAGAGGGAGGAAACGAGGACTtccaaagacaaagagagagcgGCTCCTTCGCCCTGCACCAGTCATCCTCACTGTCCCTGCTACCACTATAAAGGTTGTGAGCCTTGGCAATGGCTGTAATGTGATCCAGCCTCTTGGTGCAGCTGTAGCTCAGAGCCCTCAGACTATCCCCATAATGACTCTCTTAGTTAGCCCCACCTCTTTCCCCTGCCCACTGAACCAGCCTCTTGTAGCTTCTTCCATACCACCCTTAATTGTCTCCAGTAACCCTGTGAATCTCCCTGTGCCGCCTACCCCAGAGGATAATACACAGGTGAAATCAGACATTCCTTGTCCTCCCACTGAAGGAAAAAGTATCTTTCCAACCATGGAGCCCAAATTGGAACCTCAAGAATTATCTGCTCTCTCCTCTACTCTCTCACCCAAAGAGGAACACAGCCCTGTGCCTCCCCCACCAGGCAAGGCCACCAGCCAAGGAGACCCATTTATGGGTAATGTCCATAGCTGGACTGTTGTAAGGacagtggaagggaaggaagTCCTAGAGCCACTGACTCAGGTCTCCTGGGAAACATTAACTTTTCTCCCTGGGAATTTGGTGGAAATTGTTAAAGTAGAGCCAGAAGACCCTGGGGAAGAAGTCAAACTGCCCCGGAACAAGTCACCTGAGCAGAATATCTGGGGTGAAATCAAAGAAGAGGTGTCTGTGGAACTGGATACAGGCCCTGCAGGTGAGGGGGCAAAGAGTACCCAAGAGGTGAAGAAAGAAGCTGTTTtacaggaggaggagagaggtgaGAGGACAGAGATGTCTTCATTTCTCCATGAGACTCAGGGGGAAGGGAACACAAGAGGAGAGGTCAGCAAAGGGTCTCCCAAGAATATTTCCTCTCCTACCATCCCTGCTGCCCTTAGTAGTCCCCTAGGAAAGCCTGAAGATTCATCCAGTGTTGATGGCCAATTAGTGGGGACCCCAGCTGGCCGAGAAACGGGGGGTGAGAAGGATGGgccagaagaggaagaggaagaagattttGATGATCTCACacaagatgaggaagatgaggagatgTCATCAGCTTCTGAAGAATCAGTGCTCTCTGTTCCTGAGCTTCAG GAGACCATGGAGAAGTTGACTTGGCTGGCTTCTGAAAGGCGCATGAGCCAAGAGGGGGATTCTGAAGAAGAGAACTCTCAGGAAGAGAACTCAGAGcctgaagaagaagaggaagaggaggtttCAGAGGGAATGGAGAACTTGCAGAAGGAAGACGAAATGATGGATGAAGCAACTGAAGGGCCTGCTCAGAATCCCCCTTCCACATTTGCTTCCCCTAAAGTGACCCCGGAAGTAGAGCCCAGCAGGACTCCCTCAG GAGAAAGCACCAAAGCTGTTGGAAAAGCCCGGGGTAGTCACCGTACTCGGAGCAAGCGGGGCCGGACCCGGGCCAGCAAGGACACCTCCAAGTTACTCTTGCTCTACGATGAAGACATCTTGGAGCGAGACCCCCTGAGGGAGCAAAAGGATCTGGCATTTGCCCAAGCCTACCTGACCCGA GTATGTGAGGCACTACACCATGTCCCAAGCAAGTATGAGGACTTCCTTCGTGTCATTTATGAGTTTGAGTCgaatacacagagacagacagctgTGGATTTGTACAACAGTCTGCAGACCCTATTCCATGACTGGCCTCAGCTACTGAAGAATTTTGCTGCATTCCTCTTGCCAGAGCAGGCCTTGGCCTGTGGGCTA TTTGAAGAGCAACAGGTCTTTGAAAAGAGCAGAAATTTTCTTCAGCAACTGGAGATTTGCTTTGCAGAAAACCCTTCTCATCTTCAGAAGAACATCAAGCTTCTGCAGGGCTGTGCATACTGTCTCCCACAGGAGATTGGTGAG GTGTGTAAAAGCAAGgcctacaaaaacaaagaaccccATGAGCAGCTGGGTGCAAGCCCTCCTCCCAAACTACTGGGTACTAGCCCTACTCCTGATGCTAAAGAGGTTGGACGAGGCATGGAGAGAAGCGAGGAAGAGGTCCTGGATGAGAGAGCTAGCAGAACCCCTCGAGCAGCCAGAAAAGGAGAGATGTCTGCTCCAG GATCAGAAATGAGAGGAACATTGCTGCCCCCTGAAGAAGGGAACTCCACAGACAGAGTCCCCTTGGATGTCCCGGCACCTTGTTCACCAGAGAGCCCTCAGAGTTCCCCTAAAGCTGGACTTGTGCCCAACTCAATCAGAAGCCAAGCTGGAGCTGAAGGCATCCACAGCCCATCCCCTAAACTGCAAACTTTGAGTGAAGTCCAGCAGGCAGGAGCCTTGTCAGGTTCTGGGAAACCTTTGGCTGTTGCTGGGTGCCCTGCCTCCACTCTGAGCCCCCTGCCCTCTAACTCCACAGATGGTTGGGACTCTGGGCAAGGAAAAGCAGACACTCCAAATAGCAGGCTGCGCCCTGGCAGGAAATTTGACATGAAAACAACAAGCAGGATTCCCACCATCCTTGAATCCCCTTCCCCAGTAAGTACCACTTCAGGGGCTGTTCATGGACTCCCTGTTGGAGGTTCACCCAAAGGGGACAGTGGCCCACACATCAGGGGGCCTGATGGAGAGCAACAGCTGAAGGCTTCAGAAGCTACAGTGTGTGCCAACAACAGCAAAGTCAGCTCCACTGGGGAAAAGGTTGTCCTGTGGACAAG GGAGGCTGACCGAGTGATCCTGACCATGTGCCAGGAACGAGGGGCACAGCCTCAGACTTTCAGCACCATCTCACAGCAGTTGGGCAATAAGACTCCTGGAGAG GTCTCCCACCGGTTCAAGGAACTGATGCAGCTCTTCCACACAGCCTGTGAGGCCAGTtctgaggatgaggatgatgccACCAGCACCAGTAACACAGACCAACTTTCTGACCGGGGGGACCTCCTGTCTGAAGAGGAGCCAGATGAGTGA